From Procambarus clarkii isolate CNS0578487 unplaced genomic scaffold, FALCON_Pclarkii_2.0 HiC_scaffold_123, whole genome shotgun sequence, the proteins below share one genomic window:
- the LOC138360834 gene encoding uncharacterized protein → MRLECDELTCRNDESGMYGNDGSGKYGNDGSGKYDNCGSRKCGNDGSGKYGNDGSGKCGKCGNDGSGEYGNDGSGMYGNCGSRKCGNDGSGKYGNDGSGKCGKCGNDGSGKCGNDGSGEYGNGGSRKCGNDGSGKYGNDGSGKCGKCGNDGSGKCGNDGSGKCGNGGSMKCGNDGSMKCGNGGSMKCGNDGSMKCGNDGSMECGNDGSGKCGIAGSRKYGNGGSGKCGNDGSGKYGNDGSGKYVCFLNS, encoded by the exons ATGAGGCTGGAATGTGATGAATTGACGTGTAGGAATGATGAATCAGGGATGTATGGTaacgatggatcagggaagtatggtaacgatggatcagggaagtatgatAATTGTGGATCaaggaagtgtggtaatgatggatcagggaagtatggtaatgatggatctgggaagtgtg ggaagtgtggtaatgatggatcaggggagtatggtaatgatggatcagggatgtATGGTAATTGTGGATCaaggaagtgtggtaatgatggatcagggaagtatggtaatgatggatcaggaaagtgtg ggaagtgtggtaatgatggatcagggaagtgtggtaatgatggatcaggggagTATGGTAATGGTGGATCaaggaagtgtggtaatgatggatcagggaagtatggtaatgatggatcagggaagtgtg ggaagtgtggtaatgatggatcagggaagtgtggtaatgatggatcagggaagtgtggtaatggtGGATCAATGAAGTGTGGAAATGATGGATCAATGAAGTGTGGTAATGGTGGATCAATGAAGTGTGGAAATGATGGATCAatgaagtgtggtaatgatggatcaatggagtgtggtaatgatggatcagggaagtgtggtatTGCTGGATCACGGAAGTATGGTAATggtggatcagggaagtgtggtaatgatggatcagggaagtatggtaatgatggatcagggaagtatg TTTGCTTCCTCAACTCCTAA